One segment of Acidianus sp. HS-5 DNA contains the following:
- a CDS encoding phosphoadenosine phosphosulfate reductase family protein, which produces MDLEEKVESTINFIVDISEELDPTIPWELGFSGGKDSTTVLSLLIESMKRGARIPKLYVVYSDTLLEHPTLRKETLEALNSLKEFDNIEPVRLTPREDFITMMVERGYPAPNHRFRWCMARLKIRPMQEFMRKLGNFVQVSGVRRSESAERAKNIKHYGKMEKIVKIGNPIIMPILDWTTEDVFNFLKIRKRWDGKDFSYLLELYEVKEEDSCGCALSSDVRFGCWVCTVVKIDKMPTNPILKWAKQRILEISRDPRMRNYDKEGRPRSLNEKGRREIAKIFLEVAEKYPEALGYNIDELKEKLKKIIDEKNQLIKIVQQ; this is translated from the coding sequence ATGGATTTAGAAGAGAAAGTTGAAAGCACAATAAATTTTATTGTTGATATATCCGAAGAGTTGGATCCTACAATACCCTGGGAATTAGGTTTTAGCGGAGGAAAGGACTCAACTACTGTCCTTAGCTTATTAATCGAGTCAATGAAGAGAGGTGCAAGAATACCTAAACTATATGTAGTATATTCTGATACACTTTTAGAACATCCTACATTAAGAAAGGAGACTTTAGAGGCATTAAACAGTTTAAAGGAATTTGATAATATTGAACCAGTTAGGCTTACCCCCAGGGAAGACTTTATCACAATGATGGTAGAGAGAGGATACCCTGCTCCAAACCACCGTTTCAGGTGGTGTATGGCTAGGTTGAAGATAAGGCCTATGCAAGAATTTATGCGAAAATTAGGGAACTTCGTGCAGGTTTCGGGTGTTAGGAGGAGTGAAAGCGCAGAAAGGGCAAAGAATATCAAGCATTATGGGAAAATGGAGAAAATAGTAAAGATTGGAAATCCGATCATTATGCCGATTTTAGATTGGACTACAGAGGACGTATTTAATTTCCTTAAGATAAGAAAGAGATGGGATGGAAAAGATTTCAGCTACTTACTTGAGTTATATGAGGTTAAAGAGGAAGATAGTTGTGGTTGTGCTTTAAGTTCAGACGTTAGATTCGGCTGTTGGGTTTGCACAGTGGTAAAGATTGATAAAATGCCAACAAATCCTATACTGAAGTGGGCTAAACAGAGGATTTTGGAAATATCAAGGGATCCCAGAATGAGAAATTATGATAAGGAAGGAAGACCTAGAAGTTTGAATGAGAAAGGAAGGAGAGAGATAGCAAAGATTTTCCTTGAAGTTGCAGAAAAATATCCTGAGGCATTAGGATATAATATTGATGAGTTAAAGGAAAAGTTAAAGAAGATAATAGATGAGAAAAATCAGTTAATTAAGATAGTCCAACAGTAG
- a CDS encoding ATP-binding protein, with product MSEENKDKDSLKDNSSTQQIQQDSQQVAQPSNISISQVQQNVQQVLQVSNSVNAQQIQQGAQPQTPQPNYIGKIVISNQQPAKHNEFYVWVNKDEDIDVGSTFLVAEDGKNKIIGLVVDSYSTSTSEDPVSEFYSSNVGDPLASSHVEPRVITIYKVRAVRRDPQIVKPPTSRMRVRFANQQDIDFLNQTIKQQDRVLAGFVYSFTNADDPNSWIPLYYDARYIAGPEGAHVMITGKSGLAAKTTYALFLIFSFLHWAKINNKKVAVVAFNVKQCDLFKIGTILQLQSWSDVENLIGNYFANKPEVASANIGLWRRIRQEFALNSPSELIPRDNAGNPMLYYWTYSQNDACLRYVNNTNLIPNIFSYGIRDLSLEELEEILSGGDYKNLSAAQKDYIDALTKYISNQIGNQNITFQRLLRDASNIDQALHQLDEYIKKKITNKPNNIFTNVQGAGTTYAPSTIRVIARKVANFIDTNKDFGLEIYRQTGMPITDADIHEGINIMQLNFDNEAMQRLIFNNVLKQIQQIQQSPQPFDHVLVFVDELNKFAPKKYDSPIKKSIIDIAARARSLNIGLIGAQQFASLIDEEVYGNASTYVIGNTDDAELKNEEYKKFGDLRSLIPELMQGETIIYQLASYNSPIKVRFPIMLHELQ from the coding sequence ATGTCCGAGGAGAATAAAGATAAAGATTCACTAAAAGATAATTCATCTACACAACAAATTCAGCAAGATAGTCAACAAGTAGCCCAACCTTCTAATATCTCTATCTCGCAAGTACAACAGAATGTTCAGCAAGTACTCCAGGTTTCTAATTCAGTTAATGCGCAACAGATTCAGCAAGGCGCTCAACCACAAACTCCACAACCTAATTACATTGGTAAGATAGTAATATCTAATCAGCAACCTGCTAAGCATAATGAGTTTTATGTTTGGGTAAATAAAGATGAAGACATAGACGTTGGTTCTACATTCCTTGTTGCAGAGGATGGTAAGAATAAGATAATAGGTTTAGTAGTTGATTCTTACTCTACATCTACATCAGAAGACCCTGTTTCGGAGTTTTATAGTAGTAATGTTGGAGATCCTTTAGCTTCATCGCATGTAGAACCTAGAGTGATTACGATATATAAAGTAAGGGCTGTAAGGAGGGATCCACAAATAGTTAAGCCACCGACGTCAAGGATGAGAGTAAGGTTTGCTAATCAACAGGATATTGACTTCTTAAATCAGACAATTAAGCAGCAAGATAGAGTGTTAGCTGGTTTCGTGTACAGTTTTACTAATGCTGATGATCCTAACAGTTGGATTCCTCTCTACTATGATGCAAGATATATTGCGGGACCAGAAGGAGCACATGTAATGATAACTGGAAAGTCTGGATTAGCTGCAAAAACAACGTATGCCTTATTCCTAATATTTTCATTCCTTCATTGGGCTAAGATAAATAATAAGAAAGTTGCAGTGGTAGCATTCAATGTAAAACAGTGTGATTTATTTAAGATAGGAACAATTTTACAATTACAGTCGTGGAGTGATGTGGAAAATCTTATAGGTAACTATTTTGCGAACAAACCAGAAGTAGCTTCTGCTAATATAGGTTTATGGAGGAGAATAAGGCAAGAATTTGCCTTAAATTCACCATCTGAACTTATACCCAGAGATAATGCTGGGAATCCAATGCTATATTATTGGACATATTCACAAAACGATGCATGCCTTAGGTATGTTAACAATACAAATTTAATACCCAATATATTTAGCTATGGTATTAGAGATCTTAGTCTTGAAGAGCTTGAAGAAATTTTATCTGGAGGAGACTATAAGAATTTAAGTGCTGCACAGAAGGACTACATTGATGCATTAACTAAGTATATAAGTAACCAGATAGGAAATCAAAACATTACATTCCAAAGATTACTCCGTGACGCAAGCAATATTGATCAAGCATTACACCAGCTAGATGAGTATATAAAGAAAAAAATTACGAATAAACCTAATAACATTTTCACCAATGTTCAGGGAGCTGGTACAACCTATGCTCCTTCTACGATCAGGGTTATAGCTAGAAAAGTAGCTAATTTCATCGATACGAATAAGGATTTTGGCTTAGAAATATATAGACAGACAGGTATGCCAATAACTGATGCGGACATTCATGAAGGTATTAATATAATGCAATTGAATTTTGACAACGAAGCTATGCAAAGATTAATTTTTAACAATGTATTAAAGCAAATTCAACAAATTCAACAATCACCACAACCTTTCGATCATGTTTTAGTATTTGTAGACGAGTTAAACAAATTTGCACCTAAGAAATATGACTCACCCATAAAAAAATCAATAATAGATATAGCAGCTAGGGCAAGAAGCCTTAATATAGGGTTAATTGGAGCTCAACAATTTGCTTCCCTAATAGATGAGGAAGTCTATGGAAACGCCTCTACTTATGTGATTGGAAATACCGATGATGCTGAACTTAAAAATGAGGAATACAAGAAATTCGGAGATCTGAGAAGTTTAATTCCAGAGTTGATGCAAGGAGAAACTATAATATACCAACTAGCTTCCTATAATTCTCCAATAAAGGTTAGATTCCCAATAATGTTACATGAGCTTCAGTGA